One Fusarium falciforme chromosome 14, complete sequence genomic region harbors:
- a CDS encoding HET domain-containing protein, translated as MNVVSPRWTMAKLMALLVGHFVELHILDKKLNLSESTISFPSAFDEDRPCPESNYPYAPLIRPKEIRLLKLEVISGTVCCTLETVHLDEAPPFWALSYLWGSDQMDMCTIQLSSPEGPRTLRITFNCATAIQSLVPFRTRYLWIDAICINQRDALEKRHQLPLMPDIYTRATLVIGHLGGRNTLPIGDFMNRLRQNIAQGEDLVFDPFDGSNATMWEALFGILAQLYWGRAWIFQEVVLAKSLLLIYGTACLQWKDLASVAKHSIAGDSIVLTEKSDNNDDRSELASRITRALSNFGLFTHIVDRLKTHDSSSDVSKRPKLAQVIDLAFYRQATDPRDAVYALLGLCSDAIVPALQPNYDPSISCEQVYTDVACYYLETGKCINLLLLAGLAYRQPTMRLPSSKCHISGFLPSWVPDLGLETEKRLGSWAAERERWRDCQLECHICPRRRFLSVRGCEIGTIMAVSELDMRSAEKSASGQVGRDWVIQHWSSNFAASLQMAEELVPDPYPTGMSREDAHWRTRIMDHDDRGSPAAVGTKNLVTVLVEYAKKPAEGGQLKHALSDQQGETSIKPTKGWGLIMASYTFAVTKGGYMGLVPPGSAEGDIICQFEGCGIPFVLRPQGEECDGSFALWGDAYVQGFMHGETSSLRKRWFRIS; from the coding sequence ATGAACGTTGTATCTCCGAGATGGACGATGGCCAAGCTCATGGCACTACTCGTTGGCCACTTCGTTGAACTTCACATATTGGATAAGAAACTCAATCTCTCGGAGAGTACTATCAGCTTCCCGAGCGCTTTTGATGAGGACAGACCGTGTCCTGAATCCAATTACCCGTACGCCCCCTTGATACGCCCGAAAGAAATCCGGCTCCTCAAGTTAGAAGTGATCTCGGGAACAGTTTGCTGCACCTTGGAGACGGTACATCTCGATGAGGCACCACCTTTCTGGGCTCTGTCCTATCTCTGGGGTAGCGATCAAATGGATATGTGCACTATCCAACTATCCTCGCCAGAGGGACCTCGCACCCTTCGCATTACTTTCAACTGTGCCACGGCTATCCAATCTTTAGTCCCTTTCAGAACGCGGTATCTTTGGATCGATGCCATTTGTATCAACCAACGTGATGCTCTTGAAAAACGACACCAGCTGCCTTTGATGCCGGACATCTACACTCGGGCGACACTCGTCATTGGGCACCTCGGGGGTCGCAACACCTTGCCAATAGGGGATTTCATGAACAGACTGAGGCAGAATATTGCACAAGGCGAGGATCTTGTCTTCGATCCTTTTGACGGCTCCAACGCCACCATGTGGGAGGCCTTGTTCGGGATTCTTGCCCAATTATACTGGGGGCGCGCCTGGATCTTCCAGGAGGTTGTCTTGGCCAAGTCGCTGCTCCTTATTTACGGTACCGCATGCCTCCAGTGGAAAGATCTAGCGTCTGTTGCAAAGCACTCCATCGCTGGTGACAGTATTGTCCTAACCGAGAAGAGTGATAACAATGATGATCGGAGTGAGCTGGCTTCTCGTATCACCCGGGCCCTGTCGAATTTCGGACTTTTCACCCACATCGTCGACAGACTAAAGACACATGATTCAAGTTCAGATGTCTCTAAGCGACCGAAACTAGCGCAGGTCATTGACTTGGCATTCTACCGACAAGCAACCGATCCTCGTGATGCAGTGTATGCATTACTCGGTCTCTGCTCGGACGCTATCGTCCCGGCATTGCAGCCAAACTACGATCCATCCATTTCTTGTGAGCAAGTATACACAGACGTGGCATGCTACTATCTCGAAACCGGGAAGTGCATCAATCTCTTGCTTTTGGCCGGGCTAGCATACAGACAGCCGACCATGCGCCTTCCAAGTAGCAAGTGCCACATCTCAGGCTTCCTACCGTCTTGGGTCCCCGACCTTGGTCTTGAGACTGAGAAACGGCTCGGCAGCTGGGCAGCAGAACGTGAGAGGTGGAGGGATTGCCAACTAGAATGCCATATTTGTCCCAGGCGCCGATTTCTATCCGTCAGGGGCTGCGAAATAGGCACCATCATGGCAGTATCAGAACTTGACATGCGAAGCGCCGAAAAGTCGGCATCTGGCCAAGTTGGAAGAGACTGGGTGATACAGCACTGGTCAAGCAACTTCGCGGCGAGCCTTCAGATGGCGGAGGAACTCGTACCTGACCCATATCCCACTGGCATGAGCCGAGAGGACGCTCATTGGAGAACGCGAATCATGGACCACGACGACAGAGGCTCCCCAGCAGCTGTAGGCACAAAGAATCTAGTCACTGTTCTGGTTGAATACGCAAAGAAGCCGGCGGAGGGCGGGCAACTTAAACATGCTTTGTCTGATCAGCAAGGGGAGACGAGCATCAAGCCCACCAAGGGCTGGGGTTTGATAATGGCCTCCTACACATTTGCGGTAACCAAGGGTGGGTATATGGGACTGGTACCTCCCGGATCGGCTGAGGGTGATATAATTTGTCAATTCGAAGGTTGCGGTATCCCTTTTGTTCTTCGTCCGCAGGGTGAGGAATGCGATGGTAGTTTTGCACTCTGGGGTGACGCGTACGTTCAGGGGTTTATGCATGGCGAGACCAGTTCGCTCCGTAAACGGTGGTTTAGGATATCCTAG
- a CDS encoding Alpha-L-rhamnosidase — MWALLDPLKVSGTAVSSSLATGLTCRPENEPGETTAPDMLVADVSLVKMIETLSQIAGALGETDLVETYKDQHMDLKVKFRGGWVPDDILANHNQAAYALSVGHEIYQMQMIDCDGVCELSVHNHFQDLGILLRLDFLSLDHEQRVIGAFSNACEVDDSRLVAFKRRSTASPISARSMMACVPSLSALVAQKCSPSPPATAVSTPSPRARLPRAFSTPWLP, encoded by the coding sequence ATGTGGGCATTACTCGACCCCCTGAAGGTCTCTGGAACAGCAGTTTCATCCAGTTTGGCAACTGGCCTGACCTGTCGCCCCGAGAATGAGCCCGGCGAGACGACAGCTCCTGACATGCTTGTTGCAGATGTGTCCTTGGTTAAGATGATTGAGACTCTAAGCCAGATCGCGGGAGCTCTCGGAGAGACGGACCTGGTTGAAACCTACAAGGATCAGCACATGGACCTCAAGGTCAAGTTCCGTGGCGGTTGGGTTCCAGACGACATCTTAGCCAATCACAATCAGGCGGCATACGCGCTCTCAGTTGGACACGAAATATACCAGATGCAAATGATAGACTGTGATGGTGTTTGTGAGCTCAGTGTCCATAACCACTTCCAAGATCTTGGTATTCTCCTTCGGCTTGacttcctctccctcgatCATGAACAGCGCGTCATTGGTGCGTTTAGCAACGCGTGTGAAGTGGATGACAGCCGTCTTGTCGCATTTAAACGTCGCTCCACGGCGTCTCCCATTAGTGCTCGGTCAATGATGGCCTGTGTGCCGTCCCTGTCAGCTCTTGTCGCTCAGAAGTGTAGTCCTTCACCACCAGCAACAGCTGTTTCCACACCATCGCCGAGAGCCCGTCTTCCCCGGGCATTTTCCACGCCTTGGCTTCCATGA
- a CDS encoding Carboxylic ester hydrolase: protein MRVNFSTLLLPSLLQGLGVCAAPNKGNHDFAAKCASLKKSLKLPDTTVYFTQHVSAGTNITFPDNHPTCVPNYQVVDVEVCRVAMLVKTGPTSNVSVEVWLPLNWTGRFLGTGNGGLAGCMPYNDMAYGNSFGFASVGTNNGHNGTSGLPMYRNPGVVEDFAYRAVHTGAVIGKKITQDFYGKKFKSYFLGCSTGGRQAMKLAQSFPEDYDGYVAGAPAMRWNGLQARSGSFWGITGPPGAPTHVTPDEWQMVQKSVLAQCDEPIDGVDDGVLEDPTLCQYRPEALICSKGQTKNCLTKAKVETVRKIFSPLYTTNETYIYPRAVPGANALFNFVVAEQPFIYSTEWYQYVIWEDPKWNPDTIGPKDYDGGAEMNPYEIETWEGDLSKFRRRGNKIIHWHGLQDGLISAENSDDYYNHLSRTMGLNSSQLDEFYRFFRVSGCGHCSGGDGASRIGNNAGNMGGKTPENNVLLAIVKWVEEGIAPETIGGYKNVGGTADGAFDYERRHCRYPYRNVWDGKGDVKNPDSWNCTI from the coding sequence ATGCGCGTTAACTTCTCGACCCTGCTGCTTcccagcctcctccaagGGCTGGGTGTATGCGCAGCTCCCAACAAAGGCAACCATGATTTCGCCGCCAAATGCGCCAGCCTCAAGAAGTCGCTCAAACTCCCTGACACCACCGTATACTTCACCCAGCATGTCTCCGCTGGTACCAACATCACTTTCCCCGACAACCACCCGACCTGCGTTCCTAATTATCAGGTTGTGGACGTTGAGGTCTGCCGCGTGGCCATGCTAGTCAAGACGGGGCCCACCTCAAACGTTAGTGTCGAAGTTTGGCTTCCTTTGAACTGGACAGGTCGGTTCTTAGGAACCGGCAATGGTGGATTAGCTGGCTGTATGCCCTACAACGATATGGCATACGGCAACAGTTTCGGCTTCGCCAGCGTTGGCACGAACAACGGACACAACGGAACCTCAGGCTTGCCCATGTACCGCAACCCAGGCGTGGTTGAGGACTTTGCCTATCGTGCGGTACACACTGGTGCTGTTATCGGGAAGAAGATCACCCAGGACTTTTACGGCAAGAAGTTCAAGTCCTACTTTCTCGGCTGCTCGACTGGTGGACGTCAAGCAATGAAGTTGGCACAGAGCTTCCCTGAAGATTACGATGGCTACGTGGCGGGTGCTCCGGCTATGCGCTGGAATGGTCTTCAAGCACGCTCTGGAAGTTTCTGGGGCATCACCGGTCCCCCTGGAGCTCCTACTCATGTGACTCCAGACGAGTGGCAAATGGTGCAAAAGAGCGTCCTGGCTCAGTGCGACGAGCCCATTGATGGCGTCGATGACGGCGTGCTTGAGGACCCTACCCTCTGTCAGTACCGTCCTGAGGCTCTCATCTGCAGCAAGGGCCAGACCAAGAACTGCctgaccaaggccaaggtcgagacGGTCCGCAAAATCTTTTCTCCCCTATATACCACGAATGAGACATACATCTACCCTCGAGCGGTCCCTGGTGCTAACGCTCTCTTCAACTTTGTTGTCGCGGAGCAACCCTTCATTTACTCTACAGAATGGTACCAGTATGTCATCTGGGAGGACCCCAAGTGGAACCCTGACACGATTGGACCCAAGGACTACGATGGAGGTGCCGAGATGAACCCCTATGAAATTGAAACTTGGGAGGGAGACCTGTCTAAGTTCCGCAGGCGTGGCAACAAGATAATTCACTGGCACGGCCTCCAGGACGGACTTATCAGCGCCGAGAACTCGGACGATTACTACAATCACTTGTCTCGAACAATGGGCCTCAATAGTAGCCAGCTGGACGAGTTTTACAGGTTCTTTCGCGTCAGTGGGTGTGGTCATTGCAGCGGCGGAGATGGGGCTTCTCGTATTGGAAATAACGCCGGAAACATGGGCGGCAAGACGCCAGAAAATAATGTGCTTCTGGCTATTGTGAAATGGGTCGAGGAGGGTATTGCGCCAGAGACGATTGGGGGCTACAAGAACGTCGGCGGAACTGCAGATGGCGCGTTTGACTACGAGCGTAGGCATTGCCGATACCCGTACCGCAATGTCTGGGACGGAAAGGGGGATGTGAAGAATCCCGATAGTTGGAATTGTACGATCTGA